One Hordeum vulgare subsp. vulgare chromosome 4H, MorexV3_pseudomolecules_assembly, whole genome shotgun sequence DNA window includes the following coding sequences:
- the LOC123446626 gene encoding ankyrin repeat-containing protein At5g02620 — protein MDSPRAGQAATRRKKMTKQLTGKRDDTALHGAARAGLLVAVQETLSGAAPEELRALLSKQNQAGETPLFVAAEYGYVALVNEMVKYHDVATAGIKARSGYDALHIAAKQGDVEVVKELLQALPELAMTVDASNTTALNTAATQGHMEVVRLLLEVDGTLALIARSNGKTALHSAARNGHVEVVRALLRAEPSIALRVDKKGQTALHMAAKGINLDLVDALLAADPSLLNLPDNKGNTALHIASRKARHQIIKRLLELPDTNLKAINRAAETPLDTAEKMGNGEVAGVLAENGVQSARALSPTGGGNPARELKQQVSDIKHEVHSQLEQTRQTRVRMQGIQKRINKLHEEGLNNAINSTTVVAVLIATVAFAAIFTVPGEYVDADSLAPGQELGEANIAHETPFIIFFVFDSVALFISLAVVVVQTSVVVIERKAKKQMMAVINKLMWVACVLISVAFLALSFVVVGRTERWLAVAVTIMGATILVTTIGTMLYWVIAHRIEAKRMRNIKRSSMSRSRSHSGSGLSEHEWVDEEFKKMYAI, from the exons ATGGACTCGCCCAGGGCGGGGCAGGCGGCGACGCGGCGCAAGAAGATGACCAAGCAGCTCACCGGGAAGCGGGACGACACGGCGCTGCACGGTGCGGCGCGCGCCGGGCTGCTCGTCGCCGTGCAGGAGACGCTGTCCGGGGCAGCGCCCGAGGAGCTGCGCGCGCTGCTTTCCAAGCAGAACCAGGCCGGGGAGACGCCGCTGTTCGTCGCCGCCGAGTACGGCTACGTGGCCCTGGTGAACGAGATGGTCAAGTACCACGACGTCGCCACCGCCGGCATCAAGGCCCGCAGCGGCTACGACGCCCTCCACATTGCCGCCAAGCAAGGGGATGTAG AGGTGGTGAAGGAGCTCCTGCAGGCGCTGCCGGAGCTGGCGATGACGGTGGACGCGTCGAACACGACGGCGCTCAACACCGCGGCGACGCAGGGCCACATGGAGGTGGTGCGGCTGCTGCTGGAGGTAGACGGCACCCTGGCACTGATCGCGCGGAGCAACGGCAAGACGGCGCTGCACTCGGCGGCGAGGAACGGCCACGTGGAGGTGGTGCGCGCGCTGCTGCGGGCGGAGCCGAGCATCGCGCTCCGGGTGGACAAGAAGGGGCAGACGGCGCTCCACATGGCCGCCAAGGGCATCAACCTCGACCTCGTCGACGCGCTCCTCGCCGCCGACCCTTCGCTGCTCAACCTCCCGGACAACAAGGGCAACACCGCGCTGCACATCGCCTCCCGCAAGGCGCGGCACCAGATCATCAAGCGGCTGCTCGAGCTGCCGGACACGAACCTCAAGGCGATCAACCGGGCCGCCGAGACGCCGCTGGACACGGCGGAGAAGATGGGCaacggcgaggtggccggcgtgCTGGCGGAGAACGGCGTGCAGTCCGCCCGCGCCCTGAGCCCCACGGGCGGCGGCAACCCGGCGCGCGAGCTGAAGCAGCAGGTGAGCGACATCAAGCACGAGGTACACTCGCAGCTGGAGCAGACGCGGCAAACGCGCGTGCGGATGCAGGGGATCCAGAAGCGCATCAACAAGCTCCACGAGGAAGGGCTGAACAACGCCATCAACTCCACGACGGTGGTGGCCGTGCTGATCGCCACGGTGGCGTTTGCGGCCATCTTCACGGTGCCCGGCGAGTACGTGGACGCGGACAGCCTGGCGCCGGGGCAGGAGCTGGGCGAGGCCAACATCGCCCACGAGACccccttcatcatcttcttcgtgTTCGACTCGGTGGCGCTCTTCATCTcgctggcggtggtggtggtgcagacGTCGGTGGTGGTGATCGAGCGCAAGGCCAAGAAGCAGATGATGGCGGTGATCAACAAGCTCATGTGGGTGGCGTGCGTGCTCATCAGCGTCGCGTTCCTGGCGCTGTCCTTCGTCGTCGTGGGGCGCACGGAGCGGTGGCTGGCCGTCGCCGTCACCATCATGGGCGCCACCATCCTGGTCACCACCATCGGCACCATGCTCTACTGGGTCATCGCGCACCGGATCGAGGCCAAGCGCATGCGCAACATCAAGCGCTCGTCCATGAGCCGCTCGCGCTCCCACTCGGGGTCTGGACTGTCGGAGCACGAGTGGGTCGACGAGGAGTTCAAGAAGATGTACGCCATCTGA